ACGGTGAGGAGGGATGTGTTAGGTTCAGCTGCCTGCGGCTTCGTCGGCGTGCCTGGTGGATCCGGCCGTGGGCGGTGCTTCCAACCAGCGTGTCCAGTCTTCGAGCCTGATCGAGGGCCTGCCGAGCAGATACCCCTGACCGGTGGCCATGCCCAGACTGGTGACGGCATCCAGTTCACCGAGGGTTTCGATTCCTTCCGCGACGAGCACTGCGCCGACTTCCGCAGCGAAGCCGACCATCGCCGTGCCCAGTGCCCGCTGGCCGGGGTCGGTATCGATGCCGGCAATGATGTCCCGGTCCAGTTTGATCAGGTCGGGACCGAGCTGCAGGATATGACGCACTATGGATGCTGCCTACACTGCCGACGCGAACCCGAAC
The window above is part of the Pseudarthrobacter sp. NS4 genome. Proteins encoded here:
- a CDS encoding EAL domain-containing protein codes for the protein MRHILQLGPDLIKLDRDIIAGIDTDPGQRALGTAMVGFAAEVGAVLVAEGIETLGELDAVTSLGMATGQGYLLGRPSIRLEDWTRWLEAPPTAGSTRHADEAAGS